Proteins encoded together in one Roseibacterium elongatum DSM 19469 window:
- the eno gene encoding phosphopyruvate hydratase: MSYIIDIHAREILDSRGNPTVEVDVTLEDGTLGRAAVPSGASTGVHEAVERRDGDKARYMGKGVQEAVAAVNGEIAEALVGFDATEQEAIDAAMCELDGTDNKGRLGANAILGVSLATAKAAADFTAQPLYRYVGGTAAHVLPVPMMNIINGGEHADNPIDIQEFMIMPVAATSIAEAVRMGAEVFHTLKKELSAAGLSTGIGDEGGFAPNLSSTRDALDFVLRSIEKAGYTPGDDIMLALDCASTEYFKDGSYVMAGEGKTLSAEENVAYLAALCGDYPILSIEDGCAEDDWDGWKMLTDTLGDRVQLVGDDLFVTNPARLAEGIEKGCGNSLLVKVNQIGTLSETMAAVNMAHRNRMTCVMSHRSGETEDATIADLAVATNCGQIKTGSLARSDRLAKYNQLIRIEELLGETAHYAGKGILRG, encoded by the coding sequence ATGAGCTACATCATCGACATCCACGCGCGCGAGATCCTCGACAGCCGTGGCAACCCGACGGTCGAAGTGGACGTCACGCTGGAGGACGGCACCCTGGGCCGCGCCGCAGTCCCCTCGGGGGCCTCGACCGGCGTGCATGAGGCGGTCGAACGCCGTGATGGCGACAAGGCCCGCTACATGGGCAAGGGCGTGCAGGAGGCCGTGGCCGCCGTGAACGGCGAGATCGCCGAGGCGCTGGTGGGATTCGACGCGACCGAGCAGGAAGCCATCGACGCCGCCATGTGCGAGCTGGACGGCACCGACAACAAGGGCCGGCTGGGGGCCAATGCCATTCTGGGCGTCAGCCTTGCCACGGCCAAGGCCGCGGCCGATTTCACCGCGCAGCCGCTCTATCGCTACGTGGGCGGCACCGCCGCGCATGTCCTGCCCGTGCCGATGATGAACATCATCAATGGGGGCGAGCATGCCGACAACCCGATCGACATCCAGGAATTCATGATCATGCCGGTGGCCGCGACCTCGATCGCCGAGGCCGTGCGCATGGGCGCCGAGGTGTTCCACACCCTCAAGAAAGAGCTGTCGGCGGCCGGCCTGTCCACCGGCATCGGCGACGAGGGCGGCTTTGCCCCGAATCTCAGCTCGACCCGCGACGCGCTGGATTTCGTCCTGCGCTCGATCGAAAAGGCGGGCTACACGCCGGGCGACGACATCATGCTGGCGCTGGATTGCGCCTCGACCGAGTATTTCAAGGACGGCAGCTACGTCATGGCGGGCGAAGGCAAGACGCTGTCGGCCGAGGAAAACGTCGCCTATCTGGCGGCGCTGTGTGGCGACTACCCGATCCTGTCGATCGAGGATGGCTGCGCCGAGGATGACTGGGACGGCTGGAAGATGCTGACCGATACGCTGGGGGACCGCGTGCAACTGGTGGGCGACGATCTGTTCGTGACCAACCCCGCGCGTCTGGCCGAGGGCATCGAGAAAGGCTGCGGCAATTCCCTGCTGGTGAAGGTCAACCAGATCGGCACCCTGTCCGAGACCATGGCCGCCGTGAACATGGCCCATCGCAACCGCATGACCTGCGTGATGTCGCACCGCTCGGGCGAGACCGAGGATGCCACCATCGCCGATCTGGCGGTGGCCACGAATTGCGGGCAGATCAAGACGGGCAGCCTGGCGCGCTCGGACCGGCTGGCGAAATACAACCAGCTGATCCGTATCGAGGAATTGCTCGGCGAAACCGCCCATTACGCCGGCAAGGGCATTCTGCGCGGCTGA
- a CDS encoding DMT family transporter — protein MDNIKGMAWMTLAMLAFALADMFIKMTVDRLAVGQVILFFGVGGALVFGVAARMQGAQLTSPAFLSRPVLARNASEILGTVCFVIALSKIDLATLSAVIMSSPLLVTLGAAVILGEHVGWRRWLAIGIGMVGVLIILRPGLAGFEPAALWAVGAAIGLSGRDLATRPIPREVSTLLLGCWGFVAAASAGAALLVALGGAVVPDASETAQLFGALACALVAYYAITAAMRVGEIGVVSPFRYTRLVFAFLIAAVVFGERPDAFTLIGAGIVIATGLYTFWRETAARRAVATSPLPTGRAGR, from the coding sequence ATGGACAATATCAAGGGCATGGCCTGGATGACATTGGCGATGCTGGCCTTTGCGCTGGCCGACATGTTCATCAAGATGACGGTCGATCGCCTGGCCGTGGGCCAGGTGATCCTGTTCTTCGGGGTTGGCGGCGCCCTGGTCTTTGGCGTTGCCGCCAGGATGCAGGGCGCACAGCTGACCTCGCCGGCCTTTTTGTCGAGGCCGGTCCTCGCGCGCAACGCCTCCGAGATCCTGGGCACCGTCTGTTTCGTCATCGCGTTGTCCAAGATCGACCTGGCGACCCTGTCGGCGGTCATCATGTCCTCGCCCCTGCTGGTCACGCTGGGGGCGGCGGTGATCCTGGGCGAGCATGTGGGCTGGCGGCGCTGGCTGGCCATCGGGATCGGGATGGTGGGTGTGCTGATCATCCTGCGCCCGGGTCTCGCCGGGTTCGAGCCGGCCGCGCTCTGGGCCGTGGGGGCGGCGATCGGGTTGTCCGGGCGCGACCTGGCCACGCGCCCGATCCCGCGCGAGGTCTCGACGCTGTTGCTGGGGTGCTGGGGCTTTGTGGCGGCCGCATCCGCGGGGGCGGCGCTGCTGGTTGCGCTTGGCGGCGCGGTGGTGCCCGACGCGTCTGAGACCGCGCAGCTTTTCGGCGCGCTGGCCTGCGCGCTGGTCGCCTATTACGCCATCACGGCGGCGATGCGCGTGGGCGAGATCGGGGTCGTGTCCCCCTTTCGCTACACGCGGCTGGTCTTTGCCTTTCTGATCGCCGCTGTCGTCTTCGGCGAGCGCCCGGATGCCTTTACCCTGATCGGCGCCGGTATCGTCATCGCCACGGGGCTTTATACCTTCTGGCGCGAGACGGCCGCGCGTCGGGCTGTGGCGACCTCGCCCCTTCCCACGGGACGCGCCGGGCGTTAG
- a CDS encoding DUF1638 domain-containing protein, whose translation MTRLDDIALTEHGLSPAGRGRVLLIGCGALARDVLALKTAHGWDHLDLACLPAILHNHPEKIPDAVAQEVAANRGAYAQIFVLYADCGTGGLLQARCAELGVEMLEGPHCYSFFEGNDAFAARGEMTAFYLTDFLVRQFDAFVTRPLGLDRHPQLRDVYFGNYEKLVYLAQTNDPELTQKARACALRLGLDFERRVTGHGDLETALRRL comes from the coding sequence GTGACGCGGCTCGACGACATCGCCTTGACCGAACATGGGCTGTCGCCCGCGGGCCGGGGCCGGGTTCTGCTGATCGGCTGCGGCGCGCTGGCCCGCGACGTGCTCGCCTTGAAGACCGCCCATGGGTGGGACCATCTCGACCTCGCCTGCCTGCCGGCGATCCTGCACAACCACCCCGAGAAGATCCCCGATGCCGTCGCGCAGGAGGTCGCGGCGAACAGGGGCGCGTATGCGCAGATCTTCGTGCTTTACGCCGATTGCGGCACGGGCGGCCTGTTGCAGGCGCGCTGTGCCGAGCTGGGCGTCGAGATGCTGGAAGGTCCGCATTGCTACAGCTTTTTCGAGGGTAACGACGCCTTCGCCGCGCGCGGCGAGATGACGGCTTTTTACCTGACGGATTTCCTGGTGCGCCAGTTCGACGCCTTCGTGACGCGCCCTCTCGGCCTCGACCGGCACCCGCAGTTGCGGGACGTGTATTTCGGAAACTACGAGAAACTGGTCTATCTGGCCCAAACCAACGACCCGGAGCTGACGCAAAAGGCGCGGGCCTGCGCCCTGCGGCTGGGGCTGGATTTCGAGCGGCGTGTCACCGGGCACGGGGATCTCGAAACAGCCTTGCGGCGGCTCTGA
- a CDS encoding EamA family transporter yields MPARDLVLVMVVVLAWGSNFTAMKIGLQELPPLLFVGLRFAILLPLLAFFRRPAPWWTILGVGAFINTGQFAFLFSAMRDDATAGLASLILQSQAPITIILAAIFFRERVRGVQTVGIALACAGLALFGIAGGGNVTLWGLVLILTGALSWACGNLVLRKSPGVSMTALFVWASLVPPLPMLGLSMAWEGGDPVGQIAALSLGGWLAVAYVAFISTVLGFSIWGNLLSRHPGGPGHPFCALDPGRGPVGGRCGSGRDDHRRRGAGRPRGAVGPDPRRSGATFRRAVTFPRGGARPILGAREESPMPPARFALILGLVIAAGGLTVALAAWAGPVAGSAGMALVMVIALIARAALGRGA; encoded by the coding sequence ATGCCCGCGCGCGATCTGGTCCTCGTGATGGTGGTCGTCCTCGCCTGGGGGTCGAATTTCACCGCGATGAAGATCGGGCTTCAGGAGCTTCCGCCGCTGCTCTTCGTGGGGTTGCGTTTCGCGATCCTATTGCCGCTCCTGGCATTTTTCCGCCGCCCCGCGCCGTGGTGGACGATCCTGGGCGTCGGGGCCTTCATCAACACCGGCCAGTTCGCGTTTCTGTTCAGCGCGATGCGGGACGATGCGACGGCGGGGCTGGCCAGCCTGATCCTGCAAAGCCAGGCCCCGATCACCATCATCCTGGCCGCGATCTTCTTTCGCGAACGGGTGCGCGGCGTGCAGACGGTGGGCATCGCGCTGGCCTGTGCCGGCCTGGCGCTTTTCGGGATCGCGGGGGGAGGGAATGTCACGCTCTGGGGTCTTGTACTGATCTTGACCGGGGCGCTCTCCTGGGCCTGTGGCAACCTCGTGCTTCGCAAATCGCCCGGCGTGAGCATGACGGCGCTGTTCGTCTGGGCCAGCCTGGTGCCGCCCTTGCCGATGCTCGGGCTGTCCATGGCGTGGGAGGGGGGCGACCCGGTCGGCCAGATTGCCGCGCTCAGCCTGGGGGGCTGGCTGGCGGTGGCCTACGTGGCCTTCATCTCGACGGTGCTGGGCTTCTCGATCTGGGGCAATCTGTTGTCGCGGCACCCGGGCGGCCCTGGTCACCCCTTTTGCGCTCTTGATCCCGGTCGTGGGCCTGTCGGTGGCCGCTGTGGTTCTGGGCGAGACGATCACCGGCGGCGAGGCGCTGGCCGCCCTCGTGGTGCTGTCGGGCCTGATCCTCGCCGTTCTGGGGCCACGTTTCGTCGCGCGGTGACCTTCCCGCGCGGCGGTGCCCGCCCCATATTGGGCGCGAGAGAGGAGTCGCCCATGCCCCCTGCCCGTTTCGCCCTGATCCTTGGCCTTGTGATCGCCGCCGGCGGCCTGACCGTAGCCCTTGCGGCCTGGGCCGGCCCGGTTGCGGGCAGCGCCGGCATGGCGCTTGTCATGGTCATCGCCCTGATCGCCCGCGCAGCCCTTGGGCGCGGCGCGTGA
- a CDS encoding metallophosphoesterase translates to MTVYAIGDIHGHLTKLRAAHARVDADRAAHGTDTAPLIHIGDLVDRGPDSACVIACLMRLQARDPRIVTLTGNHDAMFLRWLETGPGPDPRDPPHVRYLSDKAGGGATLASYDVDPTGPPDEVHDEAVARIPRGHRDFLAGLPRWHRAGDCLFVHAGLRPGILVEDQDPEDLIWIRDAFLEDPRDHGALVVHGHTPVDTVTHMDNRLAIDTGAAYGGPLSAVAIEGREVFLLTEDGRVPVPRPR, encoded by the coding sequence ATGACCGTCTATGCCATTGGCGATATCCACGGACACCTGACCAAGCTGCGCGCGGCGCACGCCCGCGTCGACGCGGACCGTGCCGCCCATGGCACCGACACAGCGCCGTTGATCCATATCGGCGATCTGGTGGATCGCGGACCGGACAGCGCCTGCGTGATTGCCTGCCTGATGCGCCTGCAGGCGCGCGATCCGCGCATCGTCACGCTGACGGGCAATCATGACGCCATGTTCCTCCGCTGGCTCGAGACCGGCCCCGGCCCCGATCCGCGCGACCCGCCGCATGTGCGCTACCTCTCCGACAAGGCCGGCGGCGGGGCAACGCTGGCCTCCTACGATGTCGATCCGACAGGGCCGCCCGACGAGGTCCATGACGAGGCCGTCGCCCGCATCCCGCGCGGCCATCGCGATTTCCTTGCGGGATTGCCGCGCTGGCACCGCGCGGGCGACTGCCTGTTCGTGCATGCGGGCCTCCGCCCCGGCATCCTGGTCGAGGACCAGGACCCCGAGGATCTGATCTGGATTCGCGACGCGTTTCTCGAGGATCCCCGCGATCACGGGGCCCTGGTTGTGCATGGTCACACGCCGGTCGATACCGTGACACATATGGACAACCGCCTCGCCATCGACACGGGCGCAGCTTATGGCGGCCCGTTATCGGCCGTCGCAATCGAGGGGCGCGAGGTGTTCCTTTTGACGGAGGACGGCCGCGTACCCGTCCCGCGCCCGCGCTGA